Proteins encoded within one genomic window of Amorphoplanes friuliensis DSM 7358:
- a CDS encoding FAD-dependent monooxygenase → MLAAELRLHEVRVLVLEKDTEPVSFARIVGLHIRSLELLAMRGLLERIAAHGRRRPAGAYFAAIDRPAPAEVDSAHAYLLGIPQPVLVRLLEEHTIDQGTQVRRGCAVTGLEQDDNGVTVELADGERLRARHLVGCDGGRSTVRKLLGVGFPGEPSRTETLMGEMAADLPQPELAASDRRLSLRPAGAGLYRVVVPAAGVSDRADPPTLEDFRQQLRAVAGTDFGVHSPRWMSRFGDATRLADRYRVGRVLLAGDAAHIHPPLGGQGLNLGVQDAVNLGWKLAAEIRGWAPETLLDTYQSERRPVAADVLDNTRAQTELSSDEPGPRALRRLFLELMEFDEVNRHLLEKITAIGVRYDFGPGPDLLGRRLRDLDLGQGRLYDLMHRGRGLLLDRTGRLNADGHRDRVDRVGDPTADLEVPAVLLRPDGHVAWIGDDQRDLDDHLTRWFGGATSIDKR, encoded by the coding sequence ATGCTGGCCGCCGAGCTGCGGCTGCACGAGGTGCGGGTGCTCGTCCTGGAGAAGGACACCGAACCCGTGTCGTTCGCCCGCATCGTCGGTCTGCACATCCGCAGTCTCGAGCTGCTGGCCATGCGCGGGCTGCTGGAACGCATCGCCGCCCACGGACGGCGACGTCCGGCCGGCGCCTACTTCGCCGCCATCGACAGACCCGCGCCCGCCGAGGTGGACTCCGCGCACGCCTATCTGCTGGGCATCCCGCAGCCGGTCCTCGTCCGCCTGCTCGAAGAACACACGATCGACCAAGGTACGCAGGTCCGGCGCGGGTGTGCGGTGACCGGCCTGGAGCAGGACGACAACGGTGTGACCGTCGAGCTGGCCGATGGCGAACGGCTGCGCGCGCGTCATCTCGTCGGCTGCGACGGCGGCCGGAGCACGGTCCGCAAACTGCTCGGCGTCGGCTTCCCCGGCGAGCCGTCACGCACCGAGACGCTGATGGGAGAGATGGCAGCTGATCTGCCGCAGCCGGAGCTCGCCGCTTCGGACCGGCGCCTCAGCCTCAGGCCCGCGGGCGCCGGGCTCTACCGCGTCGTCGTCCCGGCCGCGGGGGTCAGCGACCGTGCGGACCCGCCCACCCTCGAGGACTTCCGGCAGCAGTTGCGCGCCGTCGCCGGAACCGATTTCGGTGTGCACTCCCCCCGCTGGATGTCCCGCTTCGGCGATGCCACCCGGCTGGCCGACCGCTACCGGGTGGGGCGGGTGCTGCTGGCCGGCGATGCGGCTCACATCCATCCACCCCTGGGCGGGCAGGGGCTCAACCTCGGCGTTCAGGACGCGGTCAATCTCGGCTGGAAGCTGGCCGCGGAGATCCGCGGCTGGGCGCCGGAGACACTGCTCGACACCTACCAGAGTGAACGCCGTCCGGTGGCCGCGGACGTGCTGGACAACACCCGTGCCCAGACCGAGCTGTCGTCCGACGAGCCGGGTCCGCGGGCACTGCGCCGGCTGTTCCTCGAGCTGATGGAGTTCGACGAGGTCAACCGCCACCTGCTCGAGAAGATCACCGCGATCGGCGTCCGGTACGACTTCGGCCCGGGACCCGATCTGCTCGGCCGCCGCCTGCGCGACCTCGACCTCGGTCAGGGCCGCCTCTACGACCTGATGCACCGCGGCCGCGGCCTGCTGCTGGACCGCACCGGACGCCTGAACGCCGACGGCCACCGGGACCGGGTCGACCGTGTCGGGGATCCCACGGCGGACCTCGAGGTCCCGGCTGTCCTGCTGCGCCCCGACGGCCACGTCGCCTGGATCGGCGACGATCAGCGGGACCTGGACGACCACCTCACCCGCTGGTTCGGCGGGGCCACATCCATCGATAAACGGTGA
- a CDS encoding MmcQ/YjbR family DNA-binding protein: MSAPGDVRPEILDRLRPICRQLPETYEEPAWIGVRWRIRKRTIAHVYTADPARTLSYPRHPVIGEDPTLLTFRVPPDDLDGLVGTGFPFFRAGWGHNVAGAVLGDHTDWTEIAELLTDSYCEMAPKFLAARISAL, from the coding sequence ATGTCCGCCCCCGGAGACGTGCGACCGGAGATCCTCGACCGGCTGCGCCCGATCTGCCGGCAACTGCCGGAGACCTACGAGGAACCGGCGTGGATCGGCGTCCGCTGGCGCATCCGCAAACGCACGATCGCCCACGTCTACACGGCCGACCCCGCGCGCACCCTGTCCTACCCCCGCCATCCGGTCATCGGCGAGGATCCCACCCTCCTGACCTTCCGCGTACCCCCTGACGACCTCGACGGTCTCGTCGGCACCGGCTTCCCGTTCTTCCGCGCGGGCTGGGGCCACAACGTCGCCGGCGCTGTCCTCGGCGATCACACCGACTGGACCGAGATCGCCGAGCTGCTCACCGACAGCTACTGCGAGATGGCCCCGAAGTTCCTCGCCGCCCGAATCTCAGCTCTCTAG
- a CDS encoding TIGR03618 family F420-dependent PPOX class oxidoreductase, which yields MTLPDDLIAVLNTKAICFVTTLMPDGSPQISQTWAGTDGEHVLINTVDTHQKTRNIRRDARIAIGIADPAAPLRSWALRGIVVNATTEGARESIDELSQKYIGRPYPGFGGGDQQRVLLTVKVEKLHQP from the coding sequence ATGACCCTGCCCGACGATCTGATCGCGGTCCTCAACACCAAGGCCATCTGCTTCGTGACCACCCTCATGCCCGACGGTTCGCCGCAGATCTCGCAGACCTGGGCCGGCACGGACGGCGAACACGTGCTCATCAACACGGTGGACACCCACCAGAAGACCCGCAACATCCGGCGTGACGCGCGCATCGCCATCGGCATCGCCGACCCGGCCGCGCCGCTGCGGTCCTGGGCGCTGCGCGGGATCGTCGTGAACGCCACCACCGAAGGCGCCCGGGAGAGCATCGACGAGCTGTCCCAGAAGTACATCGGCCGGCCCTACCCCGGCTTCGGCGGCGGCGATCAGCAGCGTGTCCTGCTCACCGTCAAGGTCGAGAAGCTGCACCAGCCCTGA
- a CDS encoding TetR/AcrR family transcriptional regulator, with amino-acid sequence MTAPLRRDAERNRRLLLRTAYELMASKGLDVPYEDIAKAAGTGMGTMYRRFPQRQDLLDALFSEHIDTVIGFAEQASRHDDAWAGLTWFLEQQLEIEAQSRGLGELLRSRSQATALVQRAHERMTPLVADLITRAVAAGQLPTGSTPADFAAAHLMVGSVMDASRTFAPQLWRRALRVALAGLRHADLSGDPPDETVIDHLYNDQKR; translated from the coding sequence ATGACCGCTCCCCTGCGGCGTGATGCCGAGCGCAACCGCCGGCTGCTGCTGCGTACGGCGTACGAGCTCATGGCCTCGAAAGGTCTTGACGTTCCCTACGAGGACATCGCCAAGGCCGCCGGCACCGGGATGGGCACGATGTACCGACGCTTCCCGCAGCGGCAGGACCTGCTCGACGCCCTGTTCAGCGAGCACATCGACACGGTGATCGGCTTCGCGGAGCAGGCCTCGCGCCACGACGACGCCTGGGCGGGGCTGACGTGGTTCCTCGAGCAGCAGCTCGAGATCGAGGCGCAGAGCCGCGGGCTCGGCGAGCTGCTGCGCAGCCGGAGCCAGGCCACGGCGCTGGTCCAGCGGGCACACGAGCGGATGACGCCGCTCGTGGCGGACCTCATCACCCGGGCCGTGGCCGCGGGTCAGCTTCCGACCGGCTCGACCCCGGCCGACTTCGCCGCCGCGCACCTGATGGTCGGCAGTGTCATGGACGCCTCCCGCACCTTCGCACCGCAGCTGTGGCGCCGGGCCCTGCGGGTGGCCCTGGCCGGGCTGCGCCACGCCGACCTGTCCGGCGACCCGCCGGACGAGACAGTCATCGACCACCTCTACAACGACCAGAAGAGATGA
- a CDS encoding epoxide hydrolase family protein, which translates to MNSWPIAVSDDDLHDLRRRLAATRWPDRETVADGSQGPQLDRIRALCDHWATGYDWRRTERAINDLGSSRTVIDGIDIHFLHVRSAEPGAVPLLLCHGWPGSVLEFRHLIGPLTDPVAHGGRAEDAFHVVIPSMPGFGFSGKPTGTGWNIPRVADAWVTLMRRLGHDTFFAQGGDWGAAVVEQIARRAPEHCRGVHFNLPLVFPTGQEMSEATEDEQRMMARAQRYQSELDGYAREQATRPQTIGYSLADSPAGLAAWIYTLFQDVTDSDGNPEKVIDRDEILDDIMLYWLPNAAASSARLYWEDRQSTTMSGPGEPNPVPAGFSIFPGEAVQASRRWIERRYRTVLHYDQLDRGGHFAALEQPDLLTDQIRTTFRSLRDA; encoded by the coding sequence ATGAACAGCTGGCCGATCGCGGTCTCCGACGACGACCTGCACGACCTGCGGCGCCGTCTCGCCGCCACCCGCTGGCCGGACCGCGAAACAGTCGCGGACGGCAGCCAGGGACCACAGCTCGACCGCATCCGGGCGCTGTGCGACCACTGGGCGACCGGCTACGACTGGCGGCGTACCGAACGGGCCATCAACGACCTCGGCTCGTCGCGCACCGTCATCGACGGCATCGACATCCACTTCCTGCACGTCCGCTCGGCCGAGCCCGGCGCGGTTCCGCTGCTGCTGTGCCACGGCTGGCCCGGCTCCGTCCTGGAGTTCCGGCACCTGATCGGCCCGCTGACCGACCCGGTCGCCCACGGCGGCCGGGCCGAGGACGCCTTCCACGTCGTGATCCCGTCCATGCCCGGCTTCGGCTTCTCCGGCAAACCCACCGGCACCGGCTGGAACATCCCGCGGGTGGCCGACGCGTGGGTCACCCTCATGCGGCGTCTCGGCCACGACACCTTCTTCGCCCAGGGCGGCGACTGGGGTGCGGCGGTGGTCGAGCAGATCGCCCGCCGGGCACCCGAGCACTGCCGGGGTGTGCACTTCAACCTGCCGCTGGTGTTCCCGACCGGGCAGGAGATGAGCGAGGCGACCGAGGACGAGCAGCGGATGATGGCGCGCGCTCAGCGCTACCAGAGCGAACTGGACGGATACGCCCGTGAACAGGCGACCCGTCCACAGACGATCGGTTACTCACTCGCGGACTCGCCGGCCGGCCTCGCCGCCTGGATCTACACCCTCTTCCAGGACGTCACCGACAGCGACGGCAACCCCGAGAAGGTCATCGACCGCGACGAGATCCTCGACGACATCATGCTCTACTGGCTGCCCAACGCTGCGGCGTCCTCGGCCCGGCTGTACTGGGAGGACAGGCAGAGCACCACCATGAGCGGCCCCGGGGAACCGAACCCGGTGCCCGCCGGCTTCAGCATCTTCCCGGGCGAGGCCGTGCAGGCCTCGCGGCGCTGGATCGAACGCCGCTACCGGACCGTGCTGCACTACGACCAGCTCGACCGCGGGGGTCACTTCGCCGCCCTCGAGCAGCCGGACCTGCTCACCGATCAGATCCGGACGACATTCCGATCACTGCGGGACGCCTGA
- a CDS encoding Atu4866 domain-containing protein — translation MEEHTGTSHLGMWVTSDNHIRQELRADGRYDEARGTRASAYTGRYEVSGEHIDYWDDTGFTADGRFDGDVLHHGGYLFYREGSRAHHAAQTT, via the coding sequence ATGGAAGAACACACAGGGACCAGCCACCTCGGGATGTGGGTGACCTCGGACAACCACATCCGGCAGGAGTTGCGCGCCGACGGGCGTTACGACGAGGCCCGCGGCACCCGGGCCAGCGCCTACACCGGCCGTTACGAAGTCTCCGGCGAGCACATCGACTACTGGGACGACACCGGCTTCACCGCCGACGGCCGGTTCGACGGCGACGTGCTGCACCACGGCGGCTACCTCTTCTACCGCGAGGGCAGCCGGGCGCACCACGCCGCTCAGACCACCTGA
- a CDS encoding AAA family ATPase, with amino-acid sequence MITTSDLLVGRTGEIRRLDELTGAAAAGRGGTLVLRGEAGIGKSALLARAAQAATAFRVVRASGSEFEQELPYAGLHQLCVPMLEHLAELPHRHRDALRAAFGLAVGTSDPYQVGMAALGLLTVAARDRPLLCVVDDAQWLDSASSRVVLFLARRLAADPIVMLFGVRPGSGSDDLGELPTLPVGALDDEDARILLRTRSPFPLDDQVRDRLVAEAQGSPLALLELPRAGGFVLPGASSVPSRIEHGYRARLTGLSPRARLLLTVASADPTGDPGLLWTAARHLGLDLTVAGAEAAGTGLADFGPRIRFCHPLARSAVYRAASDSERRTAHDALARATDPDAAPDRQAWHRAQACAGPDDTIADELERGASRARARGGVAAAAAFLERSVALSLDPERRIDRTLAAAQATFEAGRADNAVELLATLDPATLDDHRRARADLLRGRAAFTRHDVDAGPMLMARAAQQLSTVDPARARECFVEALEMSLVVGRGRGVIRRIVAAARSSAPASSSPDLLDALIELVTTGYPAAAPLLRHALHGDTEPLWVRRPALATMIAVELWEPETHNTIAAWLVKQGRESGSPQQLQLGLAQKATEGIMTGDIARAIAATAGEAAIADAAGLAPLVYHRLHLAAHRGRRDDFLELTAPPSAGQVTNLHATAAMLHNGLADYPAALRAARRAIEHNDIFLTGQALPELIEAAVRCGDHTAARQALASLTERTEAAGTTTGRGIAACARGLVTGVEDHFRESVELLAEGRLLPYLGRAHLLYGEWLRRAGRRRDCRPHLHTAHELLTRAGNEGFARRAADELRATGERVTSRSEQPYERLTMQEVAVARLVAAGATSHEVASQLFISKRTVDAHLRSIFRKLGLTSRRQLRDHPDLRAAQG; translated from the coding sequence ATGATCACGACCTCCGACCTGCTCGTCGGCCGGACCGGCGAGATACGCCGGCTCGACGAGCTGACCGGCGCGGCGGCTGCGGGCCGGGGCGGCACGCTGGTCCTGCGAGGCGAGGCGGGCATCGGCAAGAGCGCCCTGCTGGCCCGGGCCGCCCAGGCCGCAACGGCGTTCCGGGTCGTCCGCGCGTCGGGCTCGGAGTTCGAACAGGAGCTGCCGTACGCCGGACTGCACCAGCTGTGTGTGCCGATGCTGGAGCACCTGGCCGAGCTGCCGCACCGGCACCGTGACGCTCTGCGGGCGGCGTTCGGGCTCGCCGTGGGGACGTCCGATCCGTACCAGGTCGGTATGGCCGCTCTGGGTCTGCTGACCGTCGCAGCCCGCGACCGGCCGCTGTTGTGCGTGGTCGACGACGCGCAGTGGCTGGACAGCGCGTCGTCGAGAGTGGTGCTGTTCCTGGCCCGCCGGCTCGCCGCCGACCCGATCGTGATGCTGTTCGGCGTTCGGCCCGGATCGGGCTCGGACGACCTGGGCGAGCTGCCCACCCTGCCCGTCGGCGCCCTCGACGACGAGGACGCCCGGATCCTGCTCAGGACACGCAGCCCGTTCCCACTGGACGATCAGGTGCGGGACCGGCTGGTCGCCGAGGCCCAGGGCAGTCCGCTGGCGCTGCTCGAGCTGCCCAGGGCCGGTGGTTTTGTGCTGCCCGGGGCGTCGTCGGTGCCGAGCCGGATCGAGCACGGATACCGGGCCCGGCTGACGGGGTTGTCCCCGCGGGCGCGGCTGCTGCTGACCGTCGCGAGCGCCGACCCCACCGGCGATCCGGGTCTGCTCTGGACGGCCGCGCGCCACCTCGGGCTCGACCTGACCGTGGCCGGGGCGGAGGCGGCCGGGACCGGGCTGGCCGACTTCGGCCCGCGGATCCGGTTCTGTCACCCGCTGGCCCGGTCGGCGGTCTACCGGGCCGCCTCCGACAGCGAGCGCCGCACGGCCCACGACGCGCTGGCCCGCGCGACGGACCCCGACGCGGCGCCGGACCGGCAGGCCTGGCACCGGGCGCAGGCGTGCGCCGGCCCCGACGACACCATCGCCGACGAACTCGAGCGGGGCGCGTCGCGGGCGCGGGCCCGGGGTGGTGTGGCGGCGGCAGCCGCGTTCCTCGAACGCTCGGTGGCGCTCTCCCTCGACCCGGAACGCCGGATCGACCGCACCCTGGCCGCCGCGCAGGCCACCTTCGAAGCGGGACGAGCGGACAACGCGGTCGAGCTGCTGGCGACCCTGGACCCGGCGACCCTCGACGACCACCGGCGCGCCCGGGCCGACCTGCTGCGGGGCCGGGCCGCTTTCACCCGGCACGATGTCGACGCCGGCCCGATGCTGATGGCACGGGCCGCGCAGCAGCTGTCGACAGTGGACCCGGCCCGGGCCCGCGAGTGTTTCGTGGAAGCCCTCGAGATGAGCCTGGTCGTCGGCCGGGGCCGCGGTGTCATCCGCAGGATCGTGGCCGCGGCCCGGTCCTCGGCACCGGCGTCGAGCTCCCCGGACCTGCTGGACGCGCTGATCGAGCTGGTCACCACCGGGTATCCGGCCGCGGCTCCCCTGCTGCGGCACGCCCTGCACGGTGACACCGAGCCGTTGTGGGTACGCCGGCCGGCCCTGGCCACGATGATCGCCGTCGAGCTGTGGGAGCCGGAGACGCACAACACCATCGCCGCCTGGCTGGTCAAGCAGGGCCGCGAGTCGGGCTCGCCCCAGCAGCTCCAGCTCGGCCTCGCGCAGAAGGCCACCGAGGGCATCATGACCGGTGACATCGCCCGGGCGATCGCCGCGACCGCCGGGGAAGCCGCGATCGCCGACGCCGCCGGACTGGCTCCGCTGGTCTACCACCGGTTGCACCTGGCCGCGCACCGCGGCCGGCGGGACGACTTCCTGGAGCTGACCGCTCCCCCGTCGGCGGGGCAGGTGACCAATCTGCACGCGACGGCGGCCATGCTGCACAACGGGCTGGCCGACTATCCGGCCGCGCTGCGGGCGGCCCGCCGGGCCATCGAGCACAACGACATCTTCCTCACGGGACAGGCACTGCCGGAGCTCATCGAGGCGGCGGTCCGCTGCGGCGACCACACCGCCGCGCGGCAGGCGCTGGCCTCGCTGACCGAACGCACCGAGGCCGCCGGGACCACCACGGGCCGGGGAATCGCCGCTTGCGCGCGAGGGCTCGTGACCGGCGTCGAGGACCACTTCCGGGAGTCCGTCGAACTCCTCGCCGAAGGCCGCCTGCTCCCCTACCTGGGTCGCGCCCACCTCCTGTACGGCGAATGGTTGCGCCGTGCGGGCCGCCGCCGCGACTGCCGCCCCCACCTGCACACCGCCCACGAGCTGCTGACCCGGGCCGGGAACGAGGGCTTCGCCCGGCGCGCCGCCGACGAGCTGCGCGCCACCGGCGAACGGGTCACCTCCCGCTCCGAGCAGCCGTACGAGCGGCTGACCATGCAGGAGGTCGCCGTGGCCCGCCTCGTCGCCGCGGGCGCCACCTCCCACGAGGTGGCGAGCCAGCTCTTCATCAGCAAACGCACGGTTGACGCCCACCTGCGCAGCATCTTCCGCAAGCTCGGTCTCACCTCACGGCGGCAGCTCCGGGACCACCCCGACCTGCGCGCCGCCCAGGGCTAG
- a CDS encoding TetR/AcrR family transcriptional regulator, with amino-acid sequence MNLTETGRARNPRGEGARLRDEIVGAAVDLLDETGDERALTLRSIARRAGIAAPSIYRHFPDQPAIMLAVVRDAFAELHLALRAAVTGAGDDPRERLLALCHAYLHFAQSRPQRYRTMFGGLWTPTPGESSIVAEDLTSLGNESLALLAEALDACVATGTSLSTDPAGDAVAVWLGLHGFAHQRAVSHRLPGPADLGERMITALARLTQR; translated from the coding sequence GTGAACCTCACCGAGACCGGCCGTGCCCGCAACCCCCGCGGCGAAGGTGCACGCCTGCGCGACGAGATCGTCGGGGCCGCCGTGGACCTGCTCGACGAGACCGGCGACGAACGGGCGCTGACGCTGCGGTCCATCGCCCGGAGGGCGGGCATCGCGGCGCCGTCGATCTACCGGCACTTCCCGGACCAGCCGGCCATCATGCTGGCCGTGGTGCGTGACGCCTTCGCCGAGCTGCATCTGGCCCTGCGCGCCGCCGTGACCGGCGCCGGGGACGACCCGCGTGAGCGACTGCTGGCCCTCTGCCACGCGTACCTGCACTTCGCACAGTCCCGGCCGCAGCGGTACCGCACGATGTTCGGCGGCCTGTGGACCCCGACGCCGGGCGAGAGCTCGATCGTGGCCGAGGACCTGACCAGCCTGGGCAACGAGAGCCTGGCCCTGCTGGCCGAGGCTCTCGACGCCTGCGTCGCCACCGGGACCTCGCTCAGCACGGACCCGGCCGGAGACGCCGTGGCGGTCTGGCTCGGCCTGCACGGATTCGCCCACCAGCGCGCGGTCAGCCATCGTCTGCCCGGCCCCGCGGACCTCGGCGAGCGCATGATCACCGCGCTGGCCCGGCTGACCCAGCGATGA
- a CDS encoding multicopper oxidase family protein: MQAILILIDLTLAVLTLIAAPVAGIRRTRLWLISLAALAAGRLAVACLMLTGGLLLADSRLAVQVPLALLPALWAVWRPGRTAAHLSAAGAMLSVWWLLAPFAPQDTVLVLAGSVLALAGIGGLSVAVGRWRESRSRLSRLPWLTTAFLLVPAVTLVVAGQANASATDHDHGGAGQLSVDQLVGPRNQVPDVRTTLVAARSQVRLASGRTVEALTFNGSSPGPEIRVKKGRLIEVTLVNTDVAEGVTVHWHGVDVPNAEDGVPGVTQDAVPPGGRHVYRFTATRAGTFWYHTHRDGLLNVKKGLYGALIVEDTAPFTGTERTVFTHAWPGSGGDVTAFDRDDRPAPAQLPAGRNVLLRMINSSEEPQTLQVRGTPFQVAAIDGNTVEGATPLQPGTELLLAAGGRYDLSFTMPAGPATVALAGSPDVALTFSPDGAAGPAPAADGGQFDPLTYGSGTPPAAAPYQRTFDLRLDDGFGFSQGRLSYVSSLINGRLYPAVPSLEVERGDRVRVRLASRSLINHPFHLHGHRVRVLSRNGVPATGSPWWTDTLNVGSGELYEIEFIADNPGIWMDHCHNFQHGANGMIMHLAYRSVSTPYSSDHAPE, encoded by the coding sequence GTGCAAGCAATTCTCATCCTCATCGATCTGACGCTGGCCGTGCTGACGCTGATCGCCGCGCCCGTGGCCGGCATCCGTCGAACCCGCCTCTGGCTCATCTCACTCGCCGCGCTCGCGGCCGGCCGCCTGGCCGTCGCCTGCCTGATGCTGACCGGTGGGCTGCTGCTGGCGGATTCGCGGCTGGCGGTCCAGGTGCCGCTCGCACTCCTGCCCGCGCTGTGGGCGGTCTGGAGGCCCGGCCGGACGGCCGCACACCTCAGTGCAGCCGGCGCGATGCTCTCCGTCTGGTGGCTGCTCGCGCCGTTCGCCCCGCAGGACACCGTGCTGGTGCTTGCCGGCTCGGTGCTGGCCCTGGCGGGCATCGGCGGCCTCTCCGTCGCGGTCGGTCGCTGGCGCGAGTCGCGGTCACGCCTGTCCCGCCTGCCCTGGCTGACCACGGCCTTCCTGCTCGTCCCGGCCGTGACGCTGGTGGTCGCGGGCCAGGCGAACGCGTCCGCGACGGACCACGACCACGGTGGTGCCGGACAGCTGAGCGTCGACCAGCTCGTCGGACCCCGCAATCAGGTGCCCGACGTGCGGACGACGCTGGTGGCGGCCCGGTCGCAGGTGCGGCTCGCCTCCGGGCGCACGGTGGAGGCCCTGACCTTCAACGGCAGTTCCCCCGGCCCCGAGATCCGCGTGAAGAAGGGCCGGCTCATCGAGGTGACACTGGTCAACACCGACGTGGCCGAAGGCGTGACCGTGCACTGGCACGGGGTCGACGTGCCGAACGCGGAGGACGGCGTGCCGGGCGTGACCCAGGACGCGGTGCCGCCGGGCGGGCGCCACGTCTACCGGTTCACCGCGACCCGGGCGGGGACGTTCTGGTACCACACGCACCGCGACGGCCTGCTCAACGTCAAGAAGGGCCTCTACGGTGCGCTGATCGTCGAGGACACGGCGCCGTTCACCGGGACCGAGCGAACGGTGTTCACCCATGCCTGGCCCGGTTCCGGCGGCGACGTCACCGCGTTCGACCGCGACGATCGGCCCGCCCCCGCTCAGCTCCCGGCCGGCCGGAACGTCCTGCTCCGCATGATCAACAGCTCAGAGGAGCCGCAGACCCTCCAGGTACGCGGTACGCCGTTCCAGGTTGCCGCGATCGACGGCAACACCGTCGAGGGCGCCACGCCCCTGCAGCCCGGAACCGAACTGCTGCTCGCCGCCGGTGGGCGTTACGACCTCAGCTTCACGATGCCCGCGGGCCCGGCCACTGTGGCCCTCGCGGGAAGCCCGGACGTCGCACTCACGTTCAGCCCTGACGGCGCAGCGGGCCCGGCACCGGCCGCCGACGGTGGGCAGTTCGACCCCCTGACCTACGGATCCGGTACGCCACCCGCGGCCGCCCCCTACCAGCGGACGTTCGACCTGCGGCTGGACGACGGGTTCGGCTTCAGTCAAGGCCGCCTCTCGTACGTCAGCAGTCTCATCAACGGCCGGCTGTACCCGGCGGTGCCGTCTCTGGAGGTCGAGCGGGGAGACCGCGTCAGGGTGCGCCTCGCCAGCCGCAGCCTGATCAATCACCCGTTCCACCTGCACGGTCACCGGGTCCGCGTGCTGTCCCGCAACGGTGTCCCCGCCACCGGCAGTCCATGGTGGACCGACACGCTCAACGTCGGCAGCGGTGAGCTCTACGAGATCGAGTTCATCGCCGACAACCCCGGCATCTGGATGGACCACTGCCACAACTTCCAGCACGGCGCGAACGGCATGATCATGCACCTCGCGTACCGGAGCGTCAGCACGCCGTACTCGTCGGACCACGCACCCGAGTGA
- a CDS encoding medium chain dehydrogenase/reductase family protein, with amino-acid sequence MTTLATEIVLPGIVEPGGLQVRARELPPPGPGQVLLRVDATGVSFAEQQMRLGRYFGQPPFPFVPGYDAVGTVTALGPDVDSALLDHRYAVVTKVGGWASHLVVDAADLMAVPDGVDAAAAETLVVNGVTAYQMLFRVAKVEAGGTIVVLGANGGVGSALVQLARHAGIKVIGTASARHHELLNKLGAIPVDYRDPDLYRRIRALAPSGVDAVFDHVGGEGLKQSWHLVRKGGTLVSYGIAGLKDESGSPQVAYLSLFSQLWMWHLSPNNRSARFYNFWAGERQKAKFRGRLREDLTAVFALLAQGGITPQIAATFPLSRAAEALALAESGTVAGKVILTRD; translated from the coding sequence ATGACGACCCTCGCGACCGAAATTGTCCTTCCCGGCATCGTGGAACCGGGCGGTCTGCAGGTCCGCGCCCGCGAACTGCCGCCGCCGGGACCGGGCCAGGTGCTGCTGCGGGTGGACGCCACCGGTGTGTCGTTCGCGGAGCAGCAGATGCGGCTCGGCCGGTACTTCGGTCAGCCGCCGTTCCCCTTCGTGCCCGGCTACGACGCGGTGGGCACGGTCACCGCCCTCGGACCGGACGTGGACAGCGCCCTGCTCGACCACCGGTACGCCGTGGTCACCAAGGTCGGCGGCTGGGCCAGTCACCTCGTCGTCGACGCCGCCGACCTCATGGCGGTGCCGGACGGTGTCGACGCCGCCGCGGCCGAGACACTCGTGGTCAACGGCGTCACCGCGTACCAGATGCTGTTCCGGGTGGCGAAGGTCGAGGCGGGCGGGACGATCGTGGTGCTGGGCGCCAACGGCGGTGTCGGCTCGGCACTGGTGCAACTGGCCCGGCACGCCGGCATCAAGGTCATCGGCACGGCCTCGGCCCGGCACCACGAACTGCTGAACAAACTCGGCGCGATCCCGGTCGACTACCGCGACCCGGACCTCTACCGCCGGATCCGGGCGCTTGCACCGTCCGGCGTGGACGCCGTCTTCGACCACGTCGGAGGCGAGGGCCTGAAGCAGTCCTGGCACCTGGTCCGCAAGGGCGGAACGCTGGTCTCCTACGGCATCGCCGGTTTGAAGGACGAGTCCGGCTCGCCGCAGGTCGCGTACCTGAGCCTGTTCTCGCAACTGTGGATGTGGCATCTCTCCCCGAACAACCGCAGCGCACGCTTCTACAACTTCTGGGCGGGCGAACGGCAGAAGGCGAAGTTCCGCGGACGCTTGCGCGAGGACCTCACCGCGGTGTTCGCGCTGCTCGCCCAAGGTGGGATCACCCCGCAGATCGCCGCGACCTTTCCCCTGAGCCGGGCCGCCGAGGCGCTCGCCCTCGCCGAATCCGGCACCGTGGCCGGGAAGGTCATCCTGACCCGGGACTGA